One stretch of Vicia villosa cultivar HV-30 ecotype Madison, WI unplaced genomic scaffold, Vvil1.0 ctg.001170F_1_1_3, whole genome shotgun sequence DNA includes these proteins:
- the LOC131633745 gene encoding pentatricopeptide repeat-containing protein At4g33170-like produces MHLHHRLRPISILKKPLTQRLHSHSHSHSHPPSLPPQWFSILRHAIAQSDLLLGKRTHARILTSGQTPDRYLTNNLITMYAKCSSLSSARKLFDITPDRDLVTWNAVLAAYAHTGELHEGDKAHEAFHLFRLLRQSVVLTTRHTLSPLFKLCLLYGSHPASETLHGYAVKIGLQWDVFVAGALVNIYAKFGKIREARVLFDRMPVRDVVLWNVMMKAYIEMGIGDEALVLFSAFHRSGLRPDCISVHTILMGFGKKTVFERELEQVRAYATKLNMCDDDSDVVVWNKTLSLCLQAGEAWEAIDCFRDMIKLSVPCDSLTFLVILSVVASLNHLELGKQIHGAVMRLRWDQFVSVANSVINMYVKAGSVYYAISMFGQMKEVDLISWNTVISGCALSGLEEYSLRLFVDLLRSGLLPDQFTIASVLRACSSLEESYCLGRQVHTCALKTGVVLDSFVSTALIDVYSRSGKMEEAELLFHNRDGFDLASWNAMMHGYIVSDNYHEALRLFGLMHACGEKADQITLANAAKASGCLVGLQQGKQIHAVVIKMRFDLDLFVISGILDMYLKCGDMESARKIFSEIPSPDDVAWTTMISGCVENGQEEYALFTYHQMRLAGTQPDEYTFATLVKACSLLTALEQGRQIHANVMKLNCAMDPFVMTSLVDMYAKCGNIEDAYGLFRRMNTKSVALWNAIIVGLSQHGNANEALNFFNEMRSRGVTPDRVTFIGVLSACSHSGLISDAYETFYSMQKNYGIEPEIEHYSCLVDALSRAGRIQEAEKVVSSMPFEGSATMYRTLLNACRVQGDKETGKRFAEKLFTLEPSDAAAYVLLSNIYAAANQWENAVSARNMMKRVKVKKDPGFSWVDIKNKVHLFVAGDRSHEETDLIYNKVEYVMKRIKEEGYVPDTEFTLVDVEEEDKESALYYHGEKLAIAYGLMKTPPSTTLRIIKNLRVCGDCHNAIKYISKVFEREIVVRDANRFHHFRSGICSCGDYW; encoded by the coding sequence ATGCATTTGCACCACCGTTTGCGACCCATTTCCATTCTCAAGAAACCACTCACCCAACGCCTTCACTCTCATTCCCATTCACATTCACACCCTCCCTCTCTTCCTCCTCAATGGTTTTCCATCCTCCGCCACGCCATCGCCCAATCCGATTTACTCCTCGGAAAACGCACTCACGCCCGCATTTTAACTTCCGGCCAAACTCCCGACCGTTATCTAACCAACAACCTCATCACCATGTACGCGAAATGCTCCTCTCTTTCTTCCGCACGTAAACTGTTCGACATAACGCCTGACAGAGACCTCGTCACTTGGAACGCTGTTCTCGCCGCGTATGCTCATACCGGAGAACTTCACGAGGGAGACAAAGCTCATGAAGCCTTTCATCTTTTCCGTCTTCTCCGTCAATCCGTTGTGCTCACCACTCGTCACACTCTGTCACCTCTCTTCAAGTTATGCCTCCTCTATGGTTCTCACCCCGCTTCTGAGACTCTTCATGGTTATGCTGTTAAGATTGGGTTGCAATGGGATGTGTTTGTCGCTGGTGCTTTGGTTAATATATATGCTAAGTTTGGAAAGATTAGAGAGGCGCGTGTTTTGTTTGATAGGATGCCTGTTAGGGATGTGGTGCTTTGGAATGTGATGATGAAGGCTTATATTGAAATGGGTATTGGAGATGAAGCGTTGGTTCTTTTCTCTGCGTTTCACAGAAGTGGACTGCGTCCGGATTGCATCAGTGTTCATACTATTCTCATGGGGTTTGGTAAAAAAACTGTTTTTGAAAGGGAGTTGGAGCAGGTTCGAGCTTATGCAACTAAGTTGAATATGTGtgatgatgattctgatgttgTTGTTTGGAACAAGACTTTGTCTTTGTGTCTCCAAGCAGGTGAAGCGTGGGAAGCTATTGATTGCTTTAGAGATATGATCAAATTGAGTGTACCATGTGATAGTTTGACTTTTCTTGTGATCCTCTCTGTGGTTGCCAGTTTGAACCATCTTGAACTGGGAAAGCAGATTCACGGTGCTGTTATGAGGTTGCGATGGGATCAATTTGTCTCTGTTGCGAATAGTGTTATTAATATGTATGTTAAGGCTGGTTCTGTTTACTATGCAATAAGTATGTTTGGTCAGATGAAAGAAGTGGATTTAATATCATGGAACACTGTCATATCTGGTTGTGCTTTGAGTGGTTTAGAGGAGTATTCCTTAAGGTTGTTCGTTGATTTATTACGGAGTGGACTGTTGCCGGATCAATTCACCATTGCGAGTGTTTTGAGGGCTTGCTCCTCTCTTGAAGAAAGCTACTGTCTTGGTAGACAGGTTCATACTTGTGCTTTAAAAACTGGGGTTGTCTTAGATTCATTTGTTTCAACAGCTCTAATTGATGTCTATTCTAGGAGTGGAAAGATGGAGGAGGCTGAGCTTCTTTTTCATAACCGAGATGGATTTGATTTAGCATCTTGGAATGCTATGATGCATGGGTATATAGTGAGTGATAACTATCATGAAGCCTTGAGGCTATTTGGTCTAATGCATGCATGTGGAGAGAAAGCTGATCAGATTACTCTGGCGAATGCGGCTAAAGCTTCTGGGTGCTTGGTGGGGCTTCAACAAGGGAAGCAAATTCATGCTGTTGTTATAAAAAtgagatttgatttagatttgttTGTAATCAGTGGTATTCTAGACATGTATCTAAAATGTGGAGATATGGAAAGTGCACGTAAAATATTCAGTGAGATTCCTTCGCCAGATGATGTTGCTTGGACCACTATGATTTCAGGGTGTGTGGAAAATGGGCAGGAAGAGTATGCTCTTTTTACATACCATCAGATGAGACTTGCTGGGACGCAACCAGACGAGTATACCTTTGCTACCCTTGTGAAGGCTTGCTCTCTTTTAACAGCACTAGAACAAGGGAGGCAGATTCATGCAAATGTTATGAAGTTGAACTGTGCTATGGATCCTTTTGTGATGACCTCACTTGTTGACATGTATGCCAAGTGTGGGAATATAGAAGATGCATATGGTTTATTTAGAAGAATGAATACTAAGAGTGTTGCCTTGTGGAATGCCATAATAGTAGGATTATCTCAGCATGGAAATGCCAACGAAGCTCTCAactttttcaatgaaatgagATCTAGGGGTGTAACGCCAGATAGAGTTACTTTCATTGGGGTCCTTTCTGCCTGTAGTCATTCCGGCTTGATATCTGATGCCTATGAAACTTTTTATTCTATGCAGAAAAACTATGGAATTGAGCCTGAGATTGAACACTATTCTTGTCTCGTTGATGCCCTTAGTCGTGCGGGGCGCATACAAGAAGCCGAGAAGGTGGTATCGTCAATGCCTTTTGAAGGTTCTGCAACAATGTATAGAACATTGCTTAATGCTTGTAGGGTTCAGGGAGACAAAGAGACTGGAAAACGCTTCGCAGAAAAGCTTTTTACCTTGGAGCCATCTGATGCAGCGGCTTATGTTCTCTTATCGAATATTTATGCGGCTGCTAACCAATGGGAAAATGCAGTGAGTGCTAGGAATATGATGAAAAGAGTAAAAGTAAAGAAGGATCCAGGGTTTAGTTGGGTAGATATAAAAAACAAGGTGCATTTATTTGTTGCTGGGGATAGATCACATGAAGAAACTGATTTGATATATAATAAGGTGGAGTATGTTATGAAGAGGATCAAAGAAGAAGGATATGTCCCTGATACAGAGTTTACACTTGttgatgtagaagaagaagataaagagAGTGCTTTATATTATCATGGTGAGAAGCTAGCAATAGCTTATGGGCTCATGAAAACTCCACCATCAACCACATTGAGGATAATTAAAAACCTTAGAGTGTGTGGAGATTGCCATAATGCAATCAAGTATATATCAAAGGTTTTTGAGAGAGAGATTGTTGTGAGAGATGCAAATCGATTTCATCATTTCAGGAGTGGGATATGCTCTTGTGGTGATTACTGGTGA